The Elephas maximus indicus isolate mEleMax1 chromosome 11, mEleMax1 primary haplotype, whole genome shotgun sequence genome contains the following window.
AGGGGCGTGCCCTGAGCACCCGGTGCCAGCCTCTGGAGCTGGCCGGCCTGGGCTTCGCGGAGCTGCAGGTACCGGCTCCCAGGGCACGACTCCTGCCCCGCCTGCGAGCCAAGGTTCCTAGTCTCCAGTCTTGCATCCTGTGGGAAGGAGAGTACCGTAATTATTCCTCCATCTGCTCAAGACCCAGGAGTCcaatctcccagtccttacctcTCAGGAGTTCAGAAGCAGGGCCTGCCCTAATTCCTCCAGATTCTCATGAGTCCTGGCTCCTAGCTCCTGTGTTGGCAGTTCCCTGGAGGTCAGGTTCCCAACCTCCTCCTACAGGACCAGAAGTTCAGGTTTCCAGCCCCCTCCTCCTTCAGGACCAGGAGTCCAGGACCCCCAGATTCTTCCTCAGTCAGATCCAGGAGTCCAAAACTCCAGTCCCTCCTTCCTCAGACTCAGGAGCCTGGGCCCGCATCCCCTTCCTCCCTCAGGCCCAAAGTCTGGGCTCCCAGCCACCTCCTTCCTCAGACCCAGCAGTCTGGATCTCCAGCCTTCCCCCCACCACAGATTCCACGTTTCTCCACCAGGACTTGTGCCGACAGCTTCACGCCCGTGTGGACAAGGTGGATGAAGAGAGATACGATGTAGAGGCAAAAGTTAACAAGAACATCACAGAGGTGGGCGACAGTGGGCAGCTTGGGGTACCTCCAGGGtccagtgaaggagccctggtggcgaaatggttaagtgcttgactgctaaccgaaagattggtagtttgaacccacccaggggttccaagtgagaaagacctagcaatctgcacccgtaaagattacagcttaaaaAACTCAGtgagggcagttctctgtcgcgtagcgttgccatgagtcagaaatcaactcgatggcacctaagaacagtaACAACAGGGTCCAGTGAGATGCCTGGGGCTGTGGTCCCAGCCTGACCCCTGCAGTTGGGGTTCCCAGGAGGTCCAGGGCAACTCTGTGAGGCTggcagggaggaaaaaaaaaacaaacccgttgccgtcgagtcaattccgactctggTGGGGAGAGGACAGATAAATTAGTATGATGTGGTCAAGAAAGGCTGTTCCAGGCAAAAGaaacagcaaatacaaaagccagGAGGTATCAAAGCAGAACATATGTTTGTCTCATAAAAAACGCTGAGGGACAGGCCCGGGAACTGAGAGATGCATGTACCTGGACTGGGATATATCTTCTGGTTTTGAGAGATGAAGCTGGGGAAGATCAGGGAGGGCCTTGAGTTCCAGGATGAGGAGTTTGGACTTTGTCCTGAAAGTGGTGGGCGCCTGAGCTGGGGAAAGCCTGGATGAGACCTGGGTACTGGAAGGCAGGATAGGGATAGGAGGGAATTGTAGGGTGGAAGGGCTGGTTGAAGGGGAAGCAGAGGGAAGGGTCTCTACCTCTCCTCTGGCCTCCAGATTGCAGATCTGACTCAGAAGATCTACGACCTTCGGGGCAAGTTTAAGCGGCCCACCCTACGGAGGGTGCGCATCTCTGCAGATGTCATGATGCAGGCGCTGCTGGGAACCCGAGCTAAGGAGACCTTTGACCTGCGGGCCCACCTCAAGCAGGTGAAGAAGGAGGACACTGAGAAGGTGAGTGTGGGCTAGGGCCAGGAAAGGGGGTGCTGAGGTGGCGGGCTGTGGGGGGGTGGTGGTAATAATCCCAGGACATAGCCTGAAGACAGGTAGTCCATGGAGTTGAGAGGAAAGGCAGCTGGTAGGTAGTCTTCACTGGGAAGTATAGGCAGAACACAGCACATGCAAGAGGAAGACAGGAAGTAGAGGGGGAAGACAGGAAGTgtaaaagggagagaggaagtaGCAAGGAGTCAGGAAGTGGATGATGGCTACAGGAAGTGAATGAGAGAGAAAGTACATGCGTAGATCAGGGGGTGAACGAGGGAGACAAGAAGGGAAAGACAGGAAGTATAATAGCGAAAGAGCAAGTAAGCAGGAAGGTAGGAAGTATATAAGGAAAACAGGAAGTGCATGAGGGAGACAGAAAATGGATGGGGAAGACAGAAAATGcattaggaaggaaggaagcatgcAAGGAGGTTGGGGGGGTATGTGGGAGACAGGGAGTACATGTGGAAGGCAGGAAATGCATGTGGGAAACAGGAAATGCATGTGGCAACTTGGCAGGGATTGTCTGTGGGGACAAGAAGTGTTCCCGAACCAGATCCTTGGACAGTCATCCATAGTAGAGTAGCGCATCAAGGTGTAGGGCAGGTGGGGGATACTTGAAGGACTAGAGACCAGGAAGAAACCTAACGTCTGGCCTTATCCCTCCCAGGAAAACCGAGAGGTGGGAGACTGGCGAAAGAATATTGATGCTCTGAGTGGAATGGAGGGCCGCAAGAAAAAGTTTGAGGGCTGAGCCTGCCTGCCCATTGCCCTGGCCCTGAGGATGGCCCTGAGGAATAAAGAAACTTCTCTCTGAACTGGGACTGACTGTGTATTTATCACCTGGGGGCTTTGGGATGAGAGAAACAGGAAAACTGAGGGCAGGGCTCCTTCAAAGCCACACAGCGTGTCGGGGCAGAGCTGGGTCTCCAACTCGGGGTGTTCTTGACTTCTCTGCTACATGGGAGGGGGTGAACAGAAACGCTGAGACCAATGCCCAAAGACAGATGGGCAGAGAGACATCCATGTCAGAGGGACTGAgtcagagacacagagaaagagagtgtGCCAGAGATACAGAGGAAGAAGGGCAAAGAAAGGAGAAATGCAGAGATATAGATACAGACACACCAGAcaccctgtaagacagaagtAGAGGCCCAACAAGGCACAGCTGCAGAGACACAGACACCTAGAAAGACCTAGAAAGATAGAGGCATAATACAGgcatagagccaaagagagacagAAGCAGAGTTACCTACAGAGATGCACCAAGAGACTCAGACACTGAGAGGGGCTGATTCTCAGAGACAACAGAAGTGCAGAGACAAAAATACAGGGAGAGACCTGCAGAATGAGAAACATGCAGAGGGACCCAGGAAGAGGCAGAGacatggagagagacagagacaatcCCAAACAGATTCCCAGAAAGAGACCCAGAGAACagcagagaaacaaaaccagagaCAGGAGACAGGCAGAGATACTGAGAGGCTTGGAGGGGTAAAGAATTCAAGGTCATGGcttggagggggaggggagtgggGGGATACCAAAAAAGATCTGTGTCATATGGAAGTGGGGGATGAGGTTGCACTTGGGCTAATTGACaccccatctctctcccctctcacccccctacgcacacacacacctgcttCCCAGCTTTAGTGCCTGCTGTCACCAGAGTGGAATCCTGGCGGTGACAAATGGgcggggatggggatggggagacAGAGAGATGGACAAAGGCGGTGGCGGGGGGAGACTGAGAagtagagacacacacacacacatacacgcatggGCAGTCACAGagacaacaaagagacaaaactGAAACAGAGTTGGAGAGCTGGAGGGCCAGAGAGACCCAGGAAAAGGCACCAGCCAGGTGGAAACAAAGTGTCGTTTGTACACCATTGGTCAAAAATCGATAGGTGTTTTCAAGACCTATTGTGCGCTGAAAGTCTCTGAGTGGGACATAAAGTTTGTGCTCAATTAACAGTTTGTGGTCAATTACTAACCTAAGGGTTTGTTGTTCGAACTCACTCAGCAGcaccactgaagaaaggcctggcttccataaaaattacagctaagaaaaccatgtcttatctagtgctactataacagaaataccacaagtgggtgtcttcaataaacagaagtttattttctcatagttcaggaggctagaagtccagattcagggcactggctctaggagaaggctttctgtctgttgactggggaggaaggtctttgtttcttggttccttggtgatcttcatgtggtatggTATCTATttcctcccatctctgcttccttctccttGCCTAATCAGCTTGGTTTATAGTACctcaaaggtgattggtttaaaatacaCCCTCCACTGATATGGCTTCATTGACATATAAataattcccaaatgggattacatctacaagtacttaaaaaaaagttcctgtggagtcaattctgactcatagcaaccttataggacagagtagaactgccctgtagggtttccaaggagctgctgctggattcgaactgctgaccttttggttagtagccgagctcttaaccactgtgccaccaggtctcctccatAAGTATACagattaggaattacaacacacattttggcggacacaattcaatccataacatgccctatggagtgaagttctagtctgtaacacacggggtcgccatgagtcgaaactgagTCAGTGACAACGGGGCTTACAGTGTCCTGGACCCAGGGACTTCAAAGCCCAGGTGATGCGCCCTATAATGGAGGCAACACAGAGCACTGAGAGTCCAGAGGGGTGGGATTCTAAGGAGGTGCtcatgggggtggggcaggggcctTGGAGCAGCCAGGGGAGGTCACTATGGAGAACTTGGAGCCAGAGGGGGCAGGGCAGACTCTGAGCCAGGACTTTTGTTTGGGGAAAGgaattccctccc
Protein-coding sequences here:
- the TNNI3 gene encoding troponin I, cardiac muscle, which produces MENQSSDARGDPRPAPPPIRRRSSANYRAYAIEPHAKKKSKISASRKLQLKTLMLQIAKQELEREAEERRGEKGRALSTRCQPLELAGLGFAELQDLCRQLHARVDKVDEERYDVEAKVNKNITEIADLTQKIYDLRGKFKRPTLRRVRISADVMMQALLGTRAKETFDLRAHLKQVKKEDTEKENREVGDWRKNIDALSGMEGRKKKFEG